The proteins below are encoded in one region of Salmo salar chromosome ssa02, Ssal_v3.1, whole genome shotgun sequence:
- the LOC106585275 gene encoding transmembrane protein 121-like: MVPPPPANKPHMCLSAILIMGSMVLMDAYLVEQNQGPRKIGVCIMVLVGDICFLLVLRYVAVWVGSEVRTSKRGYTMILWFFYVFVLEIKVYFVYQNYKAEDGKRGSLDGWTGGGVDGVARKALTLLLSICVPVVYITLVAIDHMEYVRPQKKKEEIRCRLFWVVVDLLDVLDVQANLWEPQRRGLPLWVEGLMFFYCYILLLVLPCVSLSEISMQGVNIVPHKMMLYPILSLVTINIITLFIRGGNMVFYRDSRVSGILMGKNVIAIVLKTCSFVQYRRHLGEVPSPALGVEMQKNCVVHGPKVTMPVPMPMPMPPQVVIQDFTKLPEEMVYVSDTEVEQT, from the coding sequence ATGGTGCCACCACCGCCCGCCAACAAGCCTCATATGTGCTTGTCGGCCATCTTGATCATGGGTAGCATGGTGCTGATGGACGCCTACCTGGTGGAGCAGAACCAGGGGCCCAGGAAGATTGGTGTGTGCATCATGGTCCTTGTGGGGGACATCTGCTTCCTCCTCGTCCTACGCTACGTGGCCGTGTGGGTGGGTTCCGAGGTGCGGACCTCCAAGCGTGGCTACACCATGATCCTATGGTTCTTCTACGTCTTCGTCCTGGAGATCAAGGTCTACTTTGTCTACCAGAACTACAAGGCCGAGGACGGCAAGAGGGGAAGTTTGGACGGTTGGACTGGCGGCGGCGTGGACGGGGTGGCACGGAAGGCGCTGACATTGCTTCTGTCCATCTGTGTGCCCGTGGTCTACATCACGTTGGTGGCCATCGACCACATGGAGTATGTGCGGCcgcagaagaagaaggaggagatccGGTGTCGACTCTTCTGGGTGGTGGTGGACTTGCTCGACGTCCTGGACGTGCAGGCCAACCTATGGGAGCCTCAGAGGAGAGGGCTCCCCCTATGGGTAGAGGGACTCATGTTCTTCTACTGCTACatcctgctgctggtgctgccgtGTGTGTCGCTGAGCGAGATCAGCATGCAAGGGGTGAACATTGTGCCCCATAAGATGATGCTCTACCCGATTCTCAGCCTGGTGACTATTAACATTATCACTCTCTTCATTCGAGGCGGGAACATGGTTTTCTATAGGGACTCGAGGGTGTCTGGGATACTGATGGGTAAAAATGTGATCGCCATTGTTCTTAAGACGTGCAGTTTTGTCCAGTATCGGAGGCATCTCGGCGAGGTCCCGTCTCCCGCCCTTGGGGTAGAGATGCAGAAGAATTGCGTTGTCCACGGCCCGAAAGTGACTATGCCTGTGCCCATGCCGATGCCCATGCCACCCCAAGTAGTGATTCAAGACTTCACAAAGCTTCCCGAAGAGATGGTGTATGTGAGTGACACAGAGGTTGAGCAAACGTGA